Below is a genomic region from Raphanus sativus cultivar WK10039 chromosome 4, ASM80110v3, whole genome shotgun sequence.
gtattaaaaatacGAATACCACTTTTTTAGATGAAATTCTaaagtattttaataaaaattacacCGAATTCTATATTCTCATGCAATCAtctaaaaattcattaaaaatcaaatcatttcaaatttcagattcagtACACACTCTTATATTTATAGTGTATGATTGGTTAGTCtgcaatttcaaaattttgttggtaatcttttttgataaatttgtatttgatataacaataagaaataaataaaatattctaaaaccatattttatattatttaaaaacacaaCTACCGTAAATAAAGTTCTCTAACTATTTTCATTCTATAGTTAAAGTTTTAAAAGCTAACATAAAACATTACTGGTTATTTTAagattgtaaaataaaaaatgaagtaAATATAATCTCAACAATCTGTTGCTTTTCTAGACAACtaattctaaaacaaaaaaaaatatgtaaagaaatttttagttaaattgATTTTCTgcttcaaaaataattaaaactagattttgacccgcgctttggaagcgcggaatattttacgatgaaaaatttcactaataacttaacaaatattttggtaatttttaaagagtgtgtatttaaaatatttttgcatttaatcagtgtttttaaattcaacctgattgtgattataccggttaatccagagatctgacaattcaatttaggtttttaaaatattcatcttaaaaaaaatcagtaaaacccgaaaataaccgattgaactgatggatgaccgatatgtaatctaattggatttaaattgtaataattcataatttgtaattttataatccaaattttaaagttcattattttccaatttataaaattatgacatttctacaaaattttaaaaagaaaatgatagatataaaataaataagattaattattgtattgtttggaaacactaatagtagtataaaaacatactgtttggaaacattgataatagtataagtatattgtttggaaatatgaatagtagtttaaagaaagaaacattagtgatttaatgtaggtttaactataaaatataaaagtgtatttaatttaaaaacttacaaaaataaatgttaggtccaacagaatgtttctattttaataagatagatgagatATGGGCTCCATCAATAACCCAAATTAGTCTGACAATTGACATGGGCCATTTTATAGGCATACCGCATACCTGACAAATTTATAAACGTTTCGTGTAGCCCACGTGACAATCTTTTTGGTACGTGCAAAAACCAAGGTCCCCATAAATAGCGAAATTTCACGAAAACCCTAATAGCAGTCGTTTTTTCCTTTGGGATTTGCAGGAAGAAAATAGAAGAGAAGAGAGCGATGAAGGTTGTTGCGGCGTACCTCCTAGCGAAACTCGGCGGCAATGAGAATCCATCCGTTGGTGATCTGAAGAAGATCTTGGAATCTGTTGGTGCAGAGATCGATCAAGTGAAGATAGATTTGTTTTTCTCTCTGATCAAAGATCACGAACTGACCGAGCTTATCGCGGTTGGACGAGAGAAGATGGCTGCTCTATCTTCCGGTGGCCCTGCGGTTGCGGTTGCTGCCGGTGGAGGCGGTGCCGCTGCTCCTGCTGCTGAGCCTGCGGCGgctgagaagaagaaggaagaggagaaagaggaaTCAGAAGACGATGGTGGAATGATGAGTCTCTTCGATTAATCTTGATGGTAGAAGTTTCGGTCTGCGTATTATTTTCTCCCTTTTTATGCCTTTTTCATAACTAGGGCTTCTAGATTCGTGTGGTTTCCTGGATTATTATAGTTCTGGTgagaataaatattttgaataatgaAGTTTTTTCTATGAATTCTAAAGGGATTTTGCTAGTGTTTAACTCAGACTTCAGCATCATATAAATAAACGTATTCTGTTTGAGGTTCTTCAATCCAGTTTATTCTCTTCTTCATGAAGTTTATTTGTTTTGCATGAAATCGTATGCAGCGACTGACATCTTCTACATATATGTGATTGCATTTCTTATTGGATAGTTACAATTTTATGGATCATAAAGGTTTTGCCTGtgttcaagacttgaaacttgTGTGAATagacatattttatttttgaagttcATATATATCTAGTTTATTCCTTCCAACATCCATAGTTTTGACTAAATTCCACACAATGTATTACATATTCCACAAAAAGCTActtataattttgtattgtttatgaACATAGTTTCACTGGATTGTTCAGGGATTTTGCTAGTGTTACTTAATTTGTTTATGAAATTCTTCGATCCAATCTATATTCTTTTGGGAACATTcatgatttttagttttttttgttactagATGACATTTTCTATGGATTGTGTAGAGGTGTTGCAAGTGTTACGTCcttctgctttttttttcttttactagaGAGTGCCTAAAGTGAATCACATATTCTACAAATCTGCTGTGTGACATTTGTATTGAGTGATCACGTTTTCCGTGGAGTGTGTTAAAaccatttttttgtttccttccaTACATTCAAATATCTTCCTTTGAGTAAACATGCTTTTGACTTGAGAATTTGTATCCTCTGCGACTGAGTATTGTATTGAATCATGACAATTATGAACTAtcttattctaaaaaaaaaaattgtgaactaTCTTTAtcaccttttaaa
It encodes:
- the LOC108852990 gene encoding 60S acidic ribosomal protein P2-5 encodes the protein MKVVAAYLLAKLGGNENPSVGDLKKILESVGAEIDQVKIDLFFSLIKDHELTELIAVGREKMAALSSGGPAVAVAAGGGGAAAPAAEPAAAEKKKEEEKEESEDDGGMMSLFD